One part of the Rutidosis leptorrhynchoides isolate AG116_Rl617_1_P2 chromosome 1, CSIRO_AGI_Rlap_v1, whole genome shotgun sequence genome encodes these proteins:
- the LOC139848177 gene encoding uncharacterized protein, whose protein sequence is MDDKIYFMANSQRLAAIQLICLVAALIAHRRFRIRNRLCGPDEMLHRQQVRDELLHDLSLSGKCRKLIRMSENAFMVLCEKLERGGGLRPTQRMSVEEQVARFLFMIGNDLKTGLIAWFFRRSESCTNRHFHKVLNALLSIEDQYIRQPTGDIVPTEIEQKKRFYPFFKNCIGAIDGTHVRVRVPNKDAPRYRGRKGYPTINALVACTFDLKFTYVLSGWEGTASDSRIIKDALSRDDKLIIPDGRFYLVDGGLPLKSSLIAPYRGVRYHLKEYSSHSPENPKELFNLRHASLRNAIERAFGVLKKRFPIIRSTTEPFYSCETQSDVFLACCILHNFLLEVDRVKAIEDKVVRKVLNARPDGHLCSQSDIDDRGEQIRNTIATEMWNQYLLDPDNEIDYAELIMGKSVNEGGSTKRERPDGTFTTQAYTNILNTLNTEFPDKGLKKDHLKNRLKTLKDNFSQCYDIFRGVKLSGFGWNSESTLIEAEDEVWDTLIQEKPEAAKWRKKVIHHYEDLLLLFSKDRATGAAAATAKERTHQQNKEPITETIDEIDQFVETNDIGLENFVTLDEENSPLTTPPSNGNLPTKSKSKKRKQKKLEEEEEFASKLLGTMNNVADAIDRSTKVMESSRPHVYSEGEIYRELELMGLEDDDTENAYLFLVDRPDKVRALFGCPIHKRISMLAKMMRA, encoded by the exons ATGGATGATAAGATATATTTTATGGCTAATAGTCAACGTTTAGCGGCAATTCAGTTGATTTGTCTAGTGGCAGCTCTAATTGCACATCGTAGGTTTCGTATTAGAAACCGTTTGTGTGGCCCAGACGAAATGTTGCATAGACAACAAGTACGAGATGAGCTTCTGCATGACCTCTCGTTAAGTGGTAAATGTCGTAAACTTATCCGCATGAGTGAAAACGCTTTTATGGTATTGTGTGAAAAGTTAGAGAGGGGCGGTGGTCTTCGACCAACCCAACGGATGTCAGTTGAAGAAcaagttgctagatttttgtttATGATAGGAAATGATTTGAAAACTGGTTTAATCGCTTGGTTTTTTCGTCGATCAGAATCGTGCACCAATAGACATTTTCATAAAGTATTGAATGCACTATTATCCATAGAAGATCAATACATTCGACAACCAACGGGTGATATTGTTCCAACTGAGATTGAACAGAAGAAGAGATTTTACCCATTTTTCAAGAATTGTATAGGGGCAATTGATGGAACACATGTTCGCGTGAGAGTGCCTAATAAAGATGCTCCACGATATCGCGGCCGTAAGGGATATCCGACTATTAATGCCTTAGTAGCATGTACTTTTGATTTAAAGTTCACGTATGTTTTGAGTGGTTGGGAAGGGACTGCATCGGATTCAAGAATAATAAAAGATGCTCTTTCTAGAGATGATAAGTTAATTATACCTGATG GTAGATTTTATTTGGTGGATGGTGGCCTACCTCTTAAAAGCTCGCTCATAGCACCTTATAGAGGCGTTAGATATCATTTGAAGGAATACTCGTCACATTCACCTGAGAATCCAAAAGAATTGTTTAATCTTCGTCATGCATCACTACGGAATGCGATTGAACGTGCATTCGGTGTATTAAAAAAAAGGTTTCCTATAATTAGAAGTACAACTGAGCCGTTTTACTCATGTGAGACACAATCCGATGTATTTTTGGCTTGTTGTATTCTACACAACTTTTTACTTGAGGTAGATCGTGTGAAAGCAATCGAAGATAAAGTTGTACGCAAGGTGTTAAATGCAAGACCCGATGGACACCTCTGCAGTCAAAGTGACATAGACGATAGAGGAGAACAAATAAGAAACACAATAGCAACTGAAATGTGGAATCAATACTTGTTAGATCCAGATAACGAAATTGATTATGCT GAATTAATTATGGGCAAAAGTGTCAATGAAGGAGGTAGCACGAAGAGGGAGAG ACCTGATGGCACATTCACCACACAAGCGTATACTAACATTCTGAATACGTTAAATACAGAATTCCCGGATAAAGGGTTGAAAAAGGATCATCTTAAAAATCGCTTAAAAACTCTAAAAGATAACTTCTCTCAGTGCTATGATATTTTTCGAGGAGTAAAATTAAGCGGGTTTGGATGGAACTCTGAAAGCACTTTAATTGAAGCTGAGGACGAAGTATGGGATACGTTGATCCAG GAGAAACCAGAAGCAGCAAAATGGAGAAAAAAGGTAATTCATCATTACGAAGATTTGTTACTTCTATTTTCTAAGGATAGAGCAACGGGTGCAGCTGCTGCAACTGCAAAAGAGAGAACTCATCAACAAAATAAGGAGCCTATAACTGAAACCATTGATGAAATTGACCAGTTCGTTGAAACAAATGACATCGGTTTAGAAAACTTCGTCACGCTTGATGAAGAAAACTCTCCATTAACCACGCCACCATCAAATGGGAATCTTCCAACTAAATCGAAAAGTAAGAAAAGGAAGCAGAAGaagttagaagaagaagaagaatttgcATCTAAGTTATTAGGTACAATGAATAATGTTGCTGATGCGATTGACCGAAGTACAAAG GTAATGGAAAGCTCTCGTCCGCACGTGTATTCGGAGGGAGAAATCTATAGAGAGCTAGAGCTTATGGGTTTAGAAGATGATGATACTGAAAATGCATATCTTTTTCTGGTAGATCGTCCTGACAAAGTGCGAGCTCTATTTGGATGTCCCATTCATAAACGTATTTCTATGTTGGCAAAAATGATGAGAGCGTAG
- the LOC139885443 gene encoding probable xyloglucan endotransglucosylase/hydrolase protein 23 — MAFSSTSTLPIFILVIIFLGTTTANFYNEFDITWGDGRGKVLNADQLTLSLDQSSGSGFESRNEYLFGQIDMQLKLVPGNSAGTVTAYYLSSKGSNWDEIDFEFLGNLSGDPYILHTNVFSQGKGNREQQFYLWFDPTSDFHTYSILWNPQRIIFSVDGTPIREFKNAESMGVPFPKNQPMRIHSSLWNADDWATRGGLVKTDWSKAPFTASYRNFKADACVVASGKSSCGGSASSGGNQAWLSEELDNTKQERLRWVQNNYMIYNYCADSKRFPQGFPPQCKMA; from the exons ATGGCCTTTTCTTCTACCTCTACACTTCCAATTTTCATACTGGTGATTATATTTTTGGGTACCACTACAGCCAATTTCTACAATGAGTTTGATATCACTTGGGGCGACGGGCGTGGTAAAGTACTCAACGCTGACCAATTAACCCTCTCACTTGATCAATCATCCGGTTCAGGGTTCGAATCAAGAAACGAGTACTTGTTTGGCCAAATTGACATGCAACTTAAACTTGTTCCCGGCAACTCTGCTGGCACTGTAACTGCATACTAT TTGTCTTCAAAGGGATCAAACTGGGACGAAATAGACTTCGAGTTCTTGGGGAACTTGAGTGGTGATCCGTACATATTACATACAAATGTGTTTAGTCAAGGCAAAGGCAACAGAGAACAACAATTTTACTTGTGGTTCGATCCAACTTCCGATTTTCATACTTACTCCATCCTTTGGAACCCTCAACGTATCAT ATTTTCGGTAGATGGAACGCCGATTAGAGAATTCAAGAACGCTGAATCGATGGGTGTACCGTTTCCAAAGAACCAGCCGATGAGGATACATTCGAGTTTATGGAACGCTGATGACTGGGCAACAAGAGGTGGTCTTGTGAAGACTGATTGGAGTAAAGCTCCTTTTACTGCTTCTTATAGAAATTTTAAGGCCGATGCTTGTGTTGTGGCTTCTGGTAAATCGTCTTGCGGTGGCTCTGCGTCTTCGGGTGGTAATCAGGCATGGTTATCGGAAGAGTTGGATAACACAAAGCAAGAGAGGTTGAGATGGGTGCAGAATAATTATATGATTTATAACTACTGCGCTGATTCTAAGAGGTTTCCTCAAGGGTTTCCACCACAGTGCAAAATGGCATGA